From Triticum urartu cultivar G1812 chromosome 2, Tu2.1, whole genome shotgun sequence, a single genomic window includes:
- the LOC125536689 gene encoding sugar transport protein MST6: MAGGAVVNTGGGKDYPGKLTMFVLFACIVAATGGLIFGYDIGISGGVTSMNPFLMKFFPGVYHQEQEAERNQSNQYCKFDSQLLTMFTSSLYLAALVASFFAATVTRVAGRKWSMFAGGVTFLVGAALNGAAKNVLMLILGRVLLGIGVGFANQSVPVYLSEMAPARLRGMLNIGFQLMVTIGILCANLINYGTAKIKGGWGWRVSLALAAVPAGIIAIGALFLPDTPNSLIDRGYTEDAKKMLRRVRGTDDVEEEYSDLVAASEESKLVSHPWRNILQRRYRPQLTFAIAIPFFQQLTGINVIMFYAPVLFKTLGFADDASLMSAVITGLVNVFATFVSIVTVDRLGRRKLFLQGGTQMLACQIVVGSLIGAKFGFTGVADIPKGYAAFVVLFICAYVAGFAWSWGPLGWLVPSEIFPLEIRSAGQSITVSMNMLCTFIIAQAFLPMLCRFKFMLFFFFGAWVVVMTLFVAFFLPETKNVPIEEMVLVWKAHWYWGRFIRDEDVHVGGADVEMRSNGKLQAAKLP, translated from the exons ATGGCCGGCGGCGCGGTTGTGAACACCGGCGGGGGGAAGGACTACCCCGGCAAGCTCACCATGTTCGTGCTCTTCGCCTGCATCGTCGCCGCCACCGGCGGCCTCATCTTCGGATACGACATAGGCATCTCCG GTGGCGTGACCTCGATGAACCCCTTCCTGATGAAGTTCTTCCCGGGCGTGTACCACCAGGAGCAGGAGGCGGAGCGGAACCAGAGCAACCAGTACTGCAAGTTCGACAGCCAGCTGCTCACCATGTTCACCTCCTCGCTCTACCTCGCCGCGCTCGTCGCCTCCTTCTTCGCCGCCACCGTCACCCGCGTCGCCGGCCGCAAGTGGTCCATGTTCGCCGGCGGGGTCACCTTCCTCGTCGGCGCCGCGCTCAACGGCGCCGCCAAGAACGTCCTCATGCTCATCCTCGGCCGCGTCCTGCTCGGCATCGGGGTCGGCTTCGCCAACCAG TCGGTGCCGGTGTACCTGTCGGAGATGGCGCCGGCGAGGCTGCGGGGGATGCTCAACATCGGGTTCCAGCTGATGGTCACCATCGGCATCCTGTGCGCGAACCTGATCAACTACGGGACGGCCAAGATCAAGGGCGGGTGGGGCTGGCGCGTGAGCCTCGCGCTGGCCGCGGTGCCCGCCGGAATCATCGCCATCGGCGCGCTCTTCCTCCCCGACACCCCCAACTCCCTCATCGACCGCGGCTACACGGAGGACGCCAAGAAGATGCTCCGGCGCGTGCGCGGCACGGACGACGTGGAGGAGGAGTACAGCGACCTGGTGGCCGCCAGCGAGGAGTCCAAGCTGGTGAGCCACCCGTGGCGCAACATCCTCCAGCGCCGCTACCGGCCGCAGCTCACCTTCGCGATCGCCATCCCCTTCTTCCAGCAGCTCACGGGCATCAACGTGATCATGTTCTACGCGCCCGTGCTGTTCAAGACGCTGGGGTTCGCGGACGACGCGTCCCTCATGTCCGCCGTCATCACCGGCCTCGTCAACGTCTTCGCCACCTTCGTGTCCATCGTGACCGTGGACCGGCTGGGCCGGCGCAAGCTGTTCCTGCAGGGCGGCACCCAGATGCTGGCCTGCCAGATCGTGGTGGGCAGCCTGATCGGCGCCAAGTTCGGGTTCACCGGCGTGGCCGACATCCCCAAGGGGTACGCGGCGTTCGTGGTGCTCTTCATCTGCGCGTACGTGGCCGGGTTCGCGTGGTCCTGGGGCCCGCTGGGGTGGCTCGTCCCCAGCGAGATCTTCCCGCTGGAGATCAGGTCGGCGGGGCAGAGCATCACGGTGTCGATGAACATGCTGTGCACCTTCATCATCGCGCAGGCGTTCCTCCCCATGCTCTGCCGCTTCAAGTTcatgctcttcttcttcttcggcgcGTGGGTGGTGGTCATGACCCTCTTCGTCGCCTTCTTCCTGCCGGAGACCAAGAACGTGCCCATCGAGGAGATGGTGCTCGTGTGGAAGGCGCACTGGTACTGGGGCCGCTTCATCCGCGACGAGGACGTGCACGTCGGCGGCGCCGACGTCGAGATGCGCTCCAACGGCAAGCTCCAGGCTGCCAAGCTCCCGTGA